A genomic segment from Anaerolineae bacterium encodes:
- a CDS encoding (2Fe-2S)-binding protein gives MSRKILVHTRINGEEVEFLCEPRQSLLEILREVLGLTGTKQGCNNGNCGACNVILDGVLVNSCLVLAVEVEGKSVTTIEGIASPEGLHPLQQKFLEHAAVQCGICIPGFIIAAKALLDQNPHPTELEVRRWLAGNLCRCTGYDKIVRAVLDAASSMRASACCTSVC, from the coding sequence ATGTCCAGGAAGATCCTCGTACATACCCGTATCAATGGGGAAGAGGTAGAGTTCCTGTGTGAGCCTCGACAGAGCCTGCTGGAGATCTTGCGCGAGGTGCTAGGGTTAACGGGCACCAAGCAGGGTTGCAACAACGGCAACTGTGGCGCATGCAATGTCATCCTGGACGGCGTGCTGGTCAACTCCTGTCTGGTCCTGGCCGTTGAGGTTGAGGGGAAGTCGGTGACTACTATCGAAGGCATCGCCTCACCAGAGGGACTCCACCCGCTTCAGCAGAAGTTTTTGGAGCATGCTGCCGTCCAGTGCGGCATTTGCATACCGGGGTTTATCATAGCCGCCAAGGCACTGCTGGATCAGAATCCGCATCCTACCGAGCTAGAAGTGCGGCGCTGGCTGGCAGGCAACCTCTGCCGCTGCACGGGCTACGACAAGATCGTGCGAGCAGTGCTTGACGCAGCGAGCTCCATGCGGGCATCCGCTTGTTGTACCAGCGTTTGTTAA